One Novosphingobium sp. G106 DNA segment encodes these proteins:
- a CDS encoding NAD(P)/FAD-dependent oxidoreductase, which yields MSSANDPASTNDDRQTDCLIIGGGPAGLTAAIYLARFHLAVAVVDAGRSRAKLIPLTRNHAGFPDGISGPDLLARMRRQADLYGASMIEATVEALSQHEQDFVATFGDASTFRARTVLLATGVVNRRPPMIDERTHSQALASGQLRYCPICDGYEVTDKRVAVMGTGQRGCDEALFLRTYTADVTLVAPRCDHSLTPEQRETLTDAGVGLAAGCEAIRLDGQKVVLDLKDHAVQFDSLYPALGSDIRSELAGQLGAARSEEGCLTVDAHQRTNVPGLYAAGDVVLGLDQISHAMGEGGVAATTIRNDLARQTPLRR from the coding sequence CCGGCGGGGCTCACCGCGGCGATCTATCTCGCTCGCTTCCACCTGGCCGTAGCGGTCGTCGATGCGGGCCGGAGCCGTGCGAAGCTCATCCCGCTCACGCGCAACCATGCCGGATTTCCCGACGGGATATCCGGGCCCGACCTGCTGGCGCGGATGCGCCGACAGGCAGATCTCTACGGGGCAAGCATGATCGAAGCGACGGTCGAAGCCCTGTCACAGCACGAGCAAGATTTCGTCGCGACGTTCGGCGATGCATCGACCTTCCGCGCCCGTACTGTCCTCCTGGCCACCGGCGTCGTCAATCGCCGTCCGCCGATGATCGACGAACGCACGCATTCGCAGGCCTTGGCTAGCGGCCAGCTGCGCTATTGCCCGATCTGCGACGGCTACGAGGTTACTGACAAGCGTGTTGCCGTGATGGGGACCGGGCAGCGCGGCTGCGATGAAGCGCTGTTCCTGCGCACCTATACCGCGGATGTTACGCTGGTTGCGCCGAGATGCGATCATAGTCTCACTCCCGAGCAGCGGGAGACGCTGACTGACGCAGGGGTCGGCCTCGCCGCGGGCTGCGAGGCCATTCGGCTGGATGGCCAGAAGGTCGTGCTCGATCTCAAGGACCACGCAGTCCAATTCGACAGCCTCTATCCTGCGCTCGGTTCGGATATCCGATCCGAGCTGGCCGGCCAGCTCGGCGCCGCGCGGTCGGAAGAAGGCTGCCTGACCGTAGATGCACATCAGCGCACCAACGTGCCAGGTCTCTATGCAGCTGGAGACGTCGTGCTCGGCCTCGACCAGATCAGCCACGCCATGGGCGAAGGCGGTGTCGCCGCGACCACGATCCGTAACGATCTGGCCCGGCAGACACCGCTTCGTCGTTAG